One Hydractinia symbiolongicarpus strain clone_291-10 chromosome 7, HSymV2.1, whole genome shotgun sequence genomic window, ATTcagtgaaataataaaaaagcattttgTCAGTGTGTGCATGCGCGAGTTGGCGTGCtacagacacacgaaatgcgatatataaaggacgagcAAACCCGTTGATTTATCCACGGTCTACCGACTAACCTCTGATAATAGCCATGCAGTGTGTTTAAAATGGCTGCCAAGTCCCCAAAGAGAGCTTCATTACGCTGACTGGCGAACCCAACATTTTTTTCGAAAGCTATTTTAATAAACTAACGATATGTGAAAGACACAACTCGATTTCCCAAAGTCTTCACTTCAGGACACTTCAAGATACGGCGGATTCGCTCTATCAGATTGTATCCTTTTGTTCCTAAAAATAATCAGAAGTTGCCGTATTGTTACCAATTTTTCTATATCCTAATTTTCACACATTGGAGCAAAAGTCTGAATAAGCAGTTTAAATAAGTGACTCTTAATTGCAAAACTGGAACGCTACAGTATGTAACTCTGATAACTATTAATTAATACCTACACTagctaataacaaaaaaaataggaaTTTTCATTACGATTTTTAGATTCAACGCAAACCTTCAAGATATTAAAAGTTCACTTCTTCGTGAAAAGAACGCTCATGTTCCACATCTACAGAACTTATATTCCATCCATTCTCTTACTGGCTTTTGCATTCGGAACATTCTGGGTTCCCGACACTGCTGTTCCAGCTCGTATGGGAATGATTGTGACAAGTTTTTTATCAAGTATTTTCATCTTACAAGCAGTAAGTGAAAAAACAGTAAAAGTTCCCTACACAACACCAATGCAAATGTTTCTGGTTGTCAACATCACATTGATTGTTTTTTCAATGGTTGAATATATTGTGGTATTGCAGCTCAAACGAAAATCGGtaagaattaaatttttttacaaccaAGCTGCGCCTGCCTTTTCATCCATTTGTAACGTAAATTCTTTGAAAtgctttgttaaaaatatgatgtGAAAATAGGAAATCAAGTTATTGGGAAAGGAGAAAGTTGTtagcagtaaaaaaaatattgcatgcGCAAactgaataattaatttttccATCCAGGTCCGCATTTTAAAAGGGTCATAGCTATGCATAAGATTCCCTTCTCCAAACAAAACCATGTGTGCAGCACGTAATGTAAACACTCGGTTTAGAAAACGCAAAAAGCCAGCGCTGTTTTTGCTTGTAAATAAATGTCAAGTTACCTTTAATAGCATAAAAATCTTCAATTTAAAAAAGCAATGTTAAAAAAGatttgaaaactagaaaaaaatttgaaaacgatATTTAATTAATGACTAAGTGAGTCATGGCTTTATATAGATACGAACAATGTAATTCTGTGCAAATATGTTACCTATCATCTAAAAACATATCCTGTGGTAGCTAGCTCACTTTTTGTGATTTCTTTGTATATGTACCCAGCTTGCGTAGCTAGCAATTATCACATGTTCAAAGACagatcaaagaaaaacaaaaaaaaataagtaagaaatttgttgtaataaaaacattcttacatATCACAAAAACcatatcggataaaaaattttattaaattttttcatttttttatgtcCAAATCAGACAATCAGTTTACCCGTTTAGCTTTTCCTTGCTTCGTCCATTAAGAATGCTTTTGTTTATATCCCGCAGACTTACGctaacaatttaaaatttaacgaCCAGATCAGTCGTTTGTTCTCCTTTAAGTAGAACACTAATATACAAGAGACCAATCTACTAGCAATCGTTTTTTGAGTgtcaattacaaaaatatacttGGCGTGCATCTTTAAAACTTTAACCATTTATTTTCAGCAGACAAAAAGCATTGAGTTCGATTTCATTTACTTCTGATTAATTAGTCTTGCACAATATGAAAATATATCCGTATAGGCTACAACCTTGGtcaaaatattttgagaaaagTAAGCTAATTTCGAAGTTTGCCACTACAAAGAATTGCGTAGGCTATTTCTATATTGGATTCGcacattttaaacttttccaAGTTTACTTGTTaatgttcagagtggacttAGGACTTAAAATATTCTAATCGTTGATTACATCAGCATggcca contains:
- the LOC130648483 gene encoding gamma-aminobutyric acid receptor subunit alpha-2-like, whose amino-acid sequence is MEAEDGTYPFVVGNSTQTFKILKVHFFVKRTLMFHIYRTYIPSILLLAFAFGTFWVPDTAVPARMGMIVTSFLSSIFILQAVSEKTVKVPYTTPMQMFLVVNITLIVFSMVEYIVVLQLKRKSDKPPKKEQRNGILNNGYISNGKLNKAINLESSFTKTLNSLESNEENVYAENYNINSLHWIDRVAQIMVPILYLVYCAIYFGYYLSKEECNDDHGHC